The Candidatus Margulisiibacteriota bacterium sequence ACAAGAAATTCCTCTGTCTGCTATTTTGATCCTTACGGCAGTTTCCTGTTCTACGGAAATATAGAAAAAGAAAGTATAGACTCATTGGTGCAGATGCTGCCCGATAGGGAGGATGAGATCCGCGAAGCATACGTGAAAGCCCAGAATAACTATTCAACTATATCGTCTCTTGCGGAAAATATGTTGATGGCAGGTCTTGACCAGGAAAAGCTGTCCGAGGAGGTCAAGTCCGCGCTGGGGCAGGTGACTGACACGGTAACAAAAGAGTATGTAGAAGCCATGCATCCGGACGCCATGCCCTATTCGGACATCGGCCGGATGCTTACCCTTGTGACAGATCCGTCGACAGGCATAGGTCCTGAGCATTTTGAGAGTGTGTATTCCGCGATCATCAACAGGATAGACGATAAATATACATCCCTTCCGTTCGATCAGGCAATGCGCGCATTCAAGGAAGATTCGTGCAGGACCTACGGGCTTGCTTCCGATAAGATAACTTCCGTCGATATTTTGATCGCCGCTTTCGGGTGCCAGCCCGTAGCGGTGGCTGACAACAACAATGTTATAGTATACGACGAAAGCGGCCTTCCGACCGAGACTGTGCTGAAAGCAGGTGATGAACTGAACAGGTTAATGGAGCCGATCGTCAAGATCGACGATAAGCAATTAATGAAGATCAGGTATGCGGACAGGGACGGATTCAAGTATGGGTATACGATGTTATAATCCTCATATGGATTTTCTCGGGCTTTCAAGGACACGCCAGTCATGCAGAAGATATTCCGATAAGCAGGTCAAAAGGGAGGACCTGGAATATTGCTTAGAAGCCGCCCGCCTCGCTCCTTCCGCCTGCAACAGCCAGCCATGGACTTTTATCGTTGTGACGGAAAAAACAAAAAAGGCAGAACTGTCGGAAGGCGCTTTTCACGGTATCTACTCAATGAACACTTTCGCCTCCTGTGCGCCGGTCCTTATAGCTGTCATCAGGGAAAAGGGCAGCGGCACGTCCAGGATAGGAGCGATGTTCAAAGGCACCGATTATCCTCTTATAGACATCGGCATCGCCTGCGAGCATCTTGTCCTTGCGGCGGCAGAGAAAGGTCTTGGGACCTGTTACCTCGGCTGGTTCGACGAAAAGAGGGCAAAGAAAGTGCTCGGTCTTGCTAAGAACAAAAAGGTCGATCTCATCATCAGTCTGGGATATCCTGAAGACAGTGTCCTGCGCGAAAAGATGCGCAAGGATATGAATGATATTGCCGAAATCCGCTGAACTTTCTGCCGATATATATAATGAAAGTACTATGCTGCCAATAAGGATCAAATATATCATAGACCGTTCAGTTTTTTCTCTTGCGGATAGAAGGGTAATGGCCCCGAGGACAGCGCCCTCCGCCGCCAATGAGTTAAGGTCGATGATGAACTCATCTTCCGTAAGGCCCAATAAAGTAATACAGTACTTGTTGTCGGGAAGCGCACTTGCGCCCCGCGACGCTGCTCTAAAACTGTTCTGGGACCTCGGACATGGGCAGGCTGCGTCAGTCCTTTCGGTAACAAGCTACCTTTCGCAAAGAGATAAGATAGCGCTTTTAACTGCCGGCCAGTCCGACCTGAAAGAAGAACGCAGCCTCTCTCAGCAGGAAGTATCGGGGATGATCGACATATTGAACGCGATGGTATGGAACGAAAAGGTGAACCTGTCCAGAATGCTTTTCGAGCCTGCCGGCTGCATGCCCAAAATATTGCCGCCCTGGATCTTCAGGAAGGTCATGTTCGACAAAGGGCTCTATCCTCAAACGCTCCATAGACTGGTCAGGCCGCTTGCCGGACACGATATCGATTATATGATCGCGCAGGCCGGGACCGGGAAGACAGCGGAAGCCTTCTTTGGCAGGCTGCTGGAAAAAGCGTTCCTTCCGGAAGAGGTCAATCGCCTGATAGAAAAAAAGCTTTTGCCGCGCTGAGCCGAAATTCTTTACACGCCGGACTTTCTGCACTATAATAGAGGTCAATGTTCAGCAAAATAGATCTGTTCAATAAAAAGAACAAATACGGCCTGAAAGATAATTCCTCGATCCTGGTCGACAATACCCGCCTGGATCCGGTGCCTTTTGCCGACCCTTTATTCATCTCCAGGCTTTTTAAGCGTTTCGTCAATAAAAAGCTGGACAAGTTCAGGCCGGACAAAAGCCGGGTCATCACAAGGTATTTAAGCATCAGGAACGAAGACAATATCAGGCAGATCATTAAAAGCATCCTTGCGATGAAGGAGGAGGACGCTGTCCGCCTGCTCGTGACCGTTATGAAGGATTTTGAGTCGCGCCATAAGGACCTGAAGAAGATCTTTGTGAAAAATTATGCCGAGGTCAGCCGGTTTGTAGCGCCTCAAGAAGGATTGTCCGCCGAAAGAAAACTGCTCATCGGTTCATATTTCACGATGGAATATTCCGTCGAATCAACGGCACTGTTCAATCCTTCCGTAGTGGTCTATCCCAAGCAGAACGACCTGAAGAAAGGGCAGACCAGGGTCATCTTCAGTTTTAGGGCTACCGGGGAGGGGCATATCTCTTCCATAGTGTTCCGCAGCGCCATAATGGACAGCCGGAACGAGGTCTACCTGGAGCCGATCAGTAGATTTGTGTCGACTCCACAGGTGATAGTTAACCCGACCTATGATAAAGCCCTTTTTGAGAGGAAGCTGAAAGAGATACACAGTTACGGCGAGGTCGCGGAAAAAGTGACAGGAGGCCTGAAGGATGAGTTCACATACAATGACCTGAAGGAAGAGATGGAAAAAGCCGGACAGCATAAGTTCGAAGAGGGGATCAATGTTAAATCAGCGCTTGAACAGATAAAATGGCTCGCTGACTGCAACTATGAAGTGGTCTTTCCTGCGGAGCAGCTTATTTCGGAGCGTGTTATCTTTCCCGTCTCCCAGACAGAAA is a genomic window containing:
- a CDS encoding nitroreductase family protein; protein product: MDFLGLSRTRQSCRRYSDKQVKREDLEYCLEAARLAPSACNSQPWTFIVVTEKTKKAELSEGAFHGIYSMNTFASCAPVLIAVIREKGSGTSRIGAMFKGTDYPLIDIGIACEHLVLAAAEKGLGTCYLGWFDEKRAKKVLGLAKNKKVDLIISLGYPEDSVLREKMRKDMNDIAEIR